One Pogoniulus pusillus isolate bPogPus1 chromosome 22, bPogPus1.pri, whole genome shotgun sequence DNA segment encodes these proteins:
- the LOC135185452 gene encoding uncharacterized protein LOC135185452 isoform X1: MLWYQAVELFEMQFLLAAGSEMDFLWLWGQKCLCAHAQRTGPWIAVLLQWPVVAAGSRGPGSPRLSVWKGWEQPWVPARIREARAGLKPCHGEAQAPQQCLHFSSCPSELSTASAQSSGACLLGSAGGQASLLCVHGPHASTLQSELTVCTGGGVLEWDQLRGLQGLHFAFHSTGQASQMCSSSRMGTRAPAAAVNPSARTLVPLQPGPAAWQGDLLWLGSCGLQMLTEQLDEQKASRANGCGVLLSVPCCWEVLTG, from the exons aTGCTTTGGTACCAGGCCGTGGAGCTGTTTGAAATGCAATTCCTGCTTGCAGCTGGTTCAGAAATGGATTTCctgtggctgtgggggcagaaatgtctctgtg cACACGCTCAGAGGACAGGTCCCTGgattgcagtgctgctccaatggcctgtggtggctgcaggcagccgcgGCCCGGGGAGCCCAAGACTCAGCGTGTGGAAgggttgggagcagccctgggtgccTGCAAGGATTCGGGAG GCCCGAGCAGGTCTGAAACCCTGCCACGGAGAGGCACAGGCcccgcagcagtgcctgcatttcagcagctgccCATCGGAGCTAAGCACAGCCTCGGCTCAGAG ctcaggagcatgtctgctgggcagtgctgggggccagGCGTCCCTCCTGTGTGTGCATGGCCCACATGCCAGCACCTTGCAGTCAGAGCTGACTGTGTGCACTGGAGGTGGAGTGTTGGAGTGGGATCAGCTCAGAGGTCTGCAAG GTTTGCACTTTGCTTTCCACTCCACTGGCCAAGCCAGccagatgtgcagcagcagcaggatgggcacGAGGGCCCCAGCTGCTGCGGTGAATCCGTCAGCACGGACGCTGGTGCcgctgcagcctggccctgcagcctggcagggtgatCTCCTTTGGCTCGGCTCCTGTGGGCTCCAG ATgctgacagagcagctggatgaGCAGAAAGCCTCTCGTGCAAACGGCTGTGGAGTGCTTCTctctgttccctgctgctgggaggtgctgacaGGTTAG
- the LOC135185452 gene encoding uncharacterized protein LOC135185452 isoform X2: MLWYQAVELFEMQFLLAAGSEMDFLWLWGQKCLCAHAQRTGPWIAVLLQWPVVAAGSRGPGSPRLSVWKGWEQPWVPARIREARAGLKPCHGEAQAPQQCLHFSSCPSELSTASAQSSGACLLGSAGGQASLLCVHGPHASTLQSELTVCTGGGVLEWDQLRGLQGLHFAFHSTGQASQMCSSSRMGTRAPAAAVNPSARTLVPLQPGPAAWQGDLLWLGSCGLQLSPASTE; encoded by the exons aTGCTTTGGTACCAGGCCGTGGAGCTGTTTGAAATGCAATTCCTGCTTGCAGCTGGTTCAGAAATGGATTTCctgtggctgtgggggcagaaatgtctctgtg cACACGCTCAGAGGACAGGTCCCTGgattgcagtgctgctccaatggcctgtggtggctgcaggcagccgcgGCCCGGGGAGCCCAAGACTCAGCGTGTGGAAgggttgggagcagccctgggtgccTGCAAGGATTCGGGAG GCCCGAGCAGGTCTGAAACCCTGCCACGGAGAGGCACAGGCcccgcagcagtgcctgcatttcagcagctgccCATCGGAGCTAAGCACAGCCTCGGCTCAGAG ctcaggagcatgtctgctgggcagtgctgggggccagGCGTCCCTCCTGTGTGTGCATGGCCCACATGCCAGCACCTTGCAGTCAGAGCTGACTGTGTGCACTGGAGGTGGAGTGTTGGAGTGGGATCAGCTCAGAGGTCTGCAAG GTTTGCACTTTGCTTTCCACTCCACTGGCCAAGCCAGccagatgtgcagcagcagcaggatgggcacGAGGGCCCCAGCTGCTGCGGTGAATCCGTCAGCACGGACGCTGGTGCcgctgcagcctggccctgcagcctggcagggtgatCTCCTTTGGCTCGGCTCCTGTGGGCTCCAG